In Phalacrocorax carbo chromosome 1, bPhaCar2.1, whole genome shotgun sequence, the genomic stretch AACAGAAGCTTGAGATGAGCATCTCCATCAATGGCATGAAATAACTGTCTCCAGTTGGTTTTAacttatttcagtttgtgtGTTGTGGGGAAGATTCACTTTCAAGTAAATCAGGGGTTTTATACAACCCtattccttctgtttctctccaggTTCCACTTAAAAtacacaagaaataaaattaaaaaaaataaattgaaatccACCAAAGTTGTAGTTGTCTTTGTGTAGAACCAAGAAGGGCAGCTCTGTTAGGAGAGTGGCGGTGCGCATCCTCCCTCCTCGGACGCTTGGAGCGGCGAGCAGGCAGTGGGGGCTAAGGCTAACCTCTCAAGCCCTTGTAGCGTGCTGGTTCGGGTTGACTCAGTGCATTTAGTGTGAGCGGTTTATTCCAGTCCTGGCTGTGCAGGTGTTGAGTTGGGATCCTAGAAACTGGCTCTGAAGTTAAATGTTACCCTTTTCTAGTGATGCTGGAGTATTACTCAATTTTTGATGATGAAGAGAAAAAGCTCAAGAGGAACCTTGGTCAATGCCCAGAACTACAACTTCAGGGGTTTTACAGCTTTTTACACCACAAACTTTATGTAGATAGGAGTTCTGCTGAGGGGTGTTGAGAGGAAGGTGCAGTCTGGGAGAGAGATCAGCATCCTGGACCAAAGAGGCTGTGTTTGAGTACAACGTACTGGGCTCAGGCTGACTGTACCAACACCTATTATTGGTGGGAAATGTGCCAGGCTGCATTGCAttcctgttttctcccttttcctcccctcccctcctttcaTATCTGTTGCGGCCTATCTTTATATTCTCTTTGCTATTCCAGTAGTTGCTGCAAAGGCAACGTGTTTCTTAATTGAACTGTTTTATGCTTGGGTCGTAAGGAAGTTTGTGATGCCTGCAGCAGTCTTCCCACGGATCCCTGATGACTGTAAGCAGACACAAGTGGAGGCACCCTGTCTGTGTGGGAGCCTGTCGAGAGGTGCCAGCTGGGTGTCGTGGCCCTCCTGGCCCCTGCAAGTGTAGTGCAGCACCTTGGCAAACACCAGGGGAAGCCTGCCAAAGCAGGAAGATTAATTGGAAATCAAGAAAGTGTCTGtgcaaacatttttctcccttaGGTTTCCTGAAATGAAGAGAATCTGCTTACAAAACGCTCCTCCAAACTCAAACCAGACTCTCTTCAGATCTCCAAAAGTGGCAATACCATGTAGAGAGTGCGGTGTTAAATACAAACCGTTGACAAGCAGGTGAAAGtgccttcttcccctccccctcagGTAAAAAAAGTGCCAATCAGTTCCACAGAACATCCAACTATCTGAACTAGAATTTTAACATCCGACCATTGCATGTTAATAGAGCCCCAAACATCTTGTcgaataattttgttttgcaggaagAAATAGTTTGTTGGAACAAGGTTGGATAAAGAATTTGGAAAGAGACAATTCAGTTATTTCCAAAGAAGGATGGTTTAAACTCAGTGACATGCTAGTACGCTTTATTTCGTTTAATGAATAGTAAGCATGCTACATGGATGCCAGCCAGATCCAAATTCAGACTTCATTTTAACAAGACAGCAAGTGCTAGCAGAGTCTATATATTTCCAGATAATTCTTGAAGCATGTAAGTGACACTAAGCAGCCACGAACTGGCATTGAATCAAACCTTTTCTGGGAAGtcaactgctgcttctgcaggctGCGCTGGTGAGACAGTTCCACTGACGAGTGAGGCAGAGAGGGGGAAGTGGCTGTTCTGCACCACCAAGGGCTCCccaccctttaaaaaaatccaagccaTCTTTTACTGAACGCAGTGATACGTGCTATAGAATCAAAAGCTAAAAATGTCATTCTGAGCcaggtttcttttctgtgttacacaattaaagcaaaacatgcttcttaaaaaaaaaaaaagtttagtgCATTTCCAAGGGAATCTGAACAGGTCTGAGTTGCAAACTGTAGAAATATCCAGCTGAAGTGAACTGAGTAAGGTTCGCCTCAGTTTCTGTGCGAGCCTATAGCGGCAGGCTTCCAGCCCTGGGTTTTATTTGTGCAAGTTTACCTTTGCAGCTTTCatgggttttctgttttagtcaggctttgattttcttctttgctatTGCGTGAAAACTCGGTGTGTTCGGCTGCCCTTACAGGCAGCGTTGTTGGTAATATAAAAACTAGCAGCAAAGTCTCCAGCTTTCCTCACCatcatttaaaatgctgcttgGCAGTAACAAAACAAGAGCGGTTGCTAATTTTCcaggaagaaggcagcagcGGTAAGAGGAGAGCCTGCTGGTACGTATGCGCCGTTTCCTTGATAGCGCAGCCAGGGCCCTGCTACTGCTTCCCATGTGGCAGGCAGGGAAACCTTCAAGCTGCTGCTGGGTTTCAGATAAGTCATCTGAGGCAAATGCTGTGGGTTACTTTAGAGGCGTGACTCTCAGCACCTTGAACAGTGGCAACACCTCAGCAAGGTGAAAGGGAGGAAAGTGAGCCCATGGGCTTCCCGTGGGAGAAGAGCAGCAAGTCTGTGCCCCGTACAATCCACCCACTGAAAACATCTAAACCGTGTCTTCATCTATGTGAACTCTTGAGTGGTTCCTGTatgggaggagggggaaaggaaggaattcTTTGCTCAAGAGAGTGCTGGGTGCTGCGTGAAAGGGGGGTGTCTGTACAGAGAGTGTTGCTGTCACCTAGGTCTAAACTGGTGCACCTACTCCTGAAGACTAGCCAGGTGGCATGGTGCTCCCTGGACGTCAGCAAGTGAGGGAGAGGTTGGGGGGCGTTGTGGGTGCGCTGTCTTTGCCAGCATGGGTGGCTGAGCATCAGCAGGGCTCAGCTTCTGGCTCAGGCTTggtgggaggaggtggtgaTGGTCTCTCATCGAGTGTGATTTCTATCACCGCCCCAGACCGCTTGCGGGGCTCAGGGGACTCCTCTGACCATCTCCCCACCCTGCGCACCCCTTTGGCCACCTTGGGTGCATTTCTGCAGGGGTTGTGGTCGTAGATCACCAGCTTCAGGCCAGGGAGGTGAGCCAGGCTGGGGAAGTACCGGATGGAATTGCGATCCACGTCGATCACCTCCAGAAAAGGCATGTCCAGGAGCACGGGGGGGAACTCGGACAACAGGTTGCCTGAGAGCCAGATGGTGcgcagctcctgcaggcaccGCAGCTGGGTGGGGAGCGTGCGCAATGCGTTGGAGCCGGCGTGCAGGGTCTTGAGCAGGCTGAGCTCGCACACCACTTCGGGCAGGCACTgcaggcagttggactcgatcCAGAGGGTCTTGAGGTTCTGCAGGAGCCTCAGCTCAAggggcaggctgcagagcttgTTGTTGCCCAGGTAGAGGATGCACAGCTGCTTCAGTGTGCACACGACCAGGGGCAGCGCTTTGAAGTTGTTGAAGTCCAGTGCCAGGATCTGCAGGTtttgcagctgctccagctcaggaggcagaTAGTTCAAGTTGTTGTCGCTCAGATACAGCTTGACCAGTTCTGTAAAAGAGCAAATGTGCGGAGGCAGCCGCCTCAGCTGCCTGCCACTCAGATCCACCGTTTTATCCACTGGCATTTCTTCTATGTCTTCCAGAAGGTACTTCTGGCACTCGTCAGAGGGCACAAAAGCAGCTATGGCTTTCAGACTGTTGCCCATCCCGGGACGTTCTTTGCTTGGGGATCGCTGGGACCGCAAGGGACAGGGGCCTGCCGTGGTCTTCTCTGGCTGTGCACTGGCCTGCTGGTAACTCCGTCTTCCCAATATAAGGCTCTGTTTACATGGCACCAGCCATTAATCTCAAGGGCTCTGAAATGTTTCTGATAACTGAATGAGTGTTTGGTGACGGGGATTACGGACAGGACGACTCGGAGTGCAGGTCTCCCTCGCTCCCCCCTCAAAAACATTCCTTCTCGCCTCTTCCCACACACTACAGACATTGTCCGATTTTGCCCCTAACCATCACCCCGATGCCCTGGCCCCTCACCTCTCGCTCTGGCCATGCTGTCTGTCCAGccagtgctggctgcagggaTTGGCTCGGGAAAGTACACACCACAGAAGACCAAATTTTTAAACTCGGATGTTTAGCTTTCATGAAACTTTCAGCAGAAATGTCGGATGTATTCGAATTGTTGTTTAAAATGCCTGTCAAGACTTGAATGGCTTTCCAGACAAGTGGTACTTTTAGGGGTTTACTTTGCAAGGTGCCAAATACATAATTTCAGAGTGTAACCTGCTGCTCAGTACTTATCTTAAACCTTTAACACAAATACTTGGCAAACTGCTATCTTGAGCTGTTCTACTATTTATGTTCCTAATCTAACAGTGTTTACTATAGCTTCTGGCACTTTTGACTGTGTAGGGCCTTTTTCATTACATTGTGTTTTGCTTCTTGTCTGAATTCCCATTTAATACGCTCACTATCACAACCTGCCAAGGCTGTTCTCCGGCCACCTTCCAACCGTGCTACTGCAGTTCCCGTGTCCGTATCAAAACCTGGCAAGGAACTGCCACGGACTTAATTCCATCAAGATTCTCGCTTGTTATGAGCAAGATAAATACAATGTTAAAAGTTTAGATGTGACAGTGTAAACCGTTTCACTCCTCTCTCAGCAAGACCCGTTGCCATTCAGGTCAGGAGCACCTCTGATTTCTAGGAGGAGCCTTCCCGTGTCTAGGCACCTCTGCGTACTTTGGcttctggagctgctgctggtttaAGTTTTCTTGGGGATTGTCCCACCTGCGTGTGGAAAGCTGGCAGAGTGTTTTAAGGTGAAACAGCCTTTCCAGTAGCTGGCTCTGCTTTGATATTTACATCTCATTGCTGTCATTTTCCGCACTTACCCTCCCATTTAGGGAGGATACTTTATTCAAACAATCTGCAGTTGGTTTCTCGGCATTAGCTGCTACATAACCAAAATATGTGATTGCCGAGAGCCACATAttcttggaaaaacaaaaggcagaacAAACAGAAGATTGAGAAAAAGGCAATATCGAACAGTTAAGGTGGCCTCTGGTCAAATCTGGTAACACAGATTTGTATTACCATTGCATGATTTCAAAGGTAAAGCAGCCCTTAGCTATCAATTTTGTATTGGCTCTAGGATGTTTACTAGTCTTTCACTGCAAGACAAATGGCTTTGCCTTGCAGCAGCGATGGTATGAAGGCTGTATGGAGGGTTTCCTGGGGGAGGAGAACACCCGAGAGGGCATCTGGGGGCCAATATTGCAGCAGGATGGAGAACAGCAAGTGCTGTGACCTGAGTGCCATAAAAGAGGTTTTGGACGGAGAAGCTGGGCAGAATATCAAGCCTGGAGAACAAAGCTATGTCGCAGTCATCTGTGGCCGTGCTGTGGAAGAGAGGTGCTGAAAATACTCTCTCTCACGACAGAAGGCGGGACATGCTGGGCACAGCATGCCAGCAGCAAGAGCCGGTTCACGCTAAATAAGCATCTCAGAGTAGCCACTTCTTTATTGCTTTAACACTACGTGCCCTGTCAGAGGACTGCCGTGGGGAACGTGTCATTCCTGGATTTTGCAGGGCGTCCTTTTCCAAGCAGTTACACTGGAATGAGATCTgacttttaagaaaacattccCATGGCCCTCAGCaggtttttgtatttgtttccatttctaaGCACCTGCGGCACACCTAAAGGCAAGGCTCCCCGCCGCGTCGAGACACTGTATGTTTTAGGTGtggaaaagcaaatgcatttggTGTAGATAATAATGAATTTACATCATTGGCAAAGATATGTCCCTTAAGCAAATCCCTTCAGATAACCTGCTGATCAGAACAACATAAAAGCCTGAGTAAGAATATATTAATAACATAGTTTaggtacatttttctttataatccAGATGGAGACAAACATATTTGCAATATACCTTATGTCTATAGACACAGACacgtatatatttttttctacttgaattatttcttcttcatgaAACCTTTAAGCTGCAGACAACTATTTCTTAGGGATCCTCTGCATTGTAGTTTAATCATTATTCCAGCTTATCAAAAAAAGTCACGATGACCTTTTGTTGCTGCATTTTGTACCTCTGTTGGCTAAATGAATGTCTGCTTGGAACACACGGTGAGATCAGggtatttaggaaaaaaataacctttgtGTGGTGGGATAATAAAGGGATACATttgcaataaaatgaaaacaaacttcaTCCTCTGAGAATCAGTGACTCAGTGGAGGCTCTGAGGCAACGGCAGTCTCCTCAGTAGACCTAGGGTGGTGTTTTGAAAGCCACTTCACATCTTCAAAGTTATCCTGATGCCCTCCAACAGGAGCATTCATGACTTCCCAGAACCATTTGTGGCATTTGAGGAAAAGTTCAAGCGATAAAGGCGCTCAGCACAGACATTGTCTTGCTCTTGTCAAAGCGACACTGCCCTACCAGAGGGCATGACATCTGCTCTGCTGCGCGTCAAGCGGCGCGTGGAGGCTCCTTGAGAAAtgcctctgctttctgaaagtTCACAATGACCACAGCTTTTGCTTCCCATTTCCAgcacccagctcctgcagctcgGTGGCTGCGACAGCTGCGGGACAGAAAATGTGGTTGCTTGCTGAGAACAGGTGTAAAACCTCTGAGTCCAGAAGAAACAGGGAACACTGCTCAGGgctagaaaattaaaaaaaaaaaaataaaaaatcacagTAAACCAGAAATCAATTGAAAAGCTATGTGTTattattcctgtattttttgggacttcttttttttaagaaaagcccCATTAGAATAGAGATACCGGTGCTTTTTCAGATCCAAAGCTCTGCACGCAGCTGTGTGATGACACCAGGCTCAGCCTTTGCTGAGAGCAGGTTGTGTAGCCCTCACAATTCTGGAGATAAGTTTGAAAAAGCAAgtaatgtttttcaaaaaccAGGGGACTAATGAAGAGAGCTCTAAAATTGTTGATTTTAAGCCTGTCATGCCCCTCCTCAATCAGCCTGACATAACAAGGACAGAGGCTTAAAGGAATAGTTTTTAACAATGTCTTTAGCATGTGCTTGTAATGATTtactttacatttatttaaatccaGTGACAGGCATTTAGACCCCTGCTTCACTCACAAATGccatgtgtttggtttttttcttctgtttctttctggatGGGAGCATTGCCGCTAGAGCAGATGATGACTCCTGCCTCCTCCATGTTCTTGACATTCATTCTTTGCGACACGCTGTcacacatttgctttcttttggagGGCTTACTTAGTTCCAGCTCACCTTCACGTGGTTAGCAGTCTGATTTAAACTAAAGCAATGTATTGCAAGGCAATAATC encodes the following:
- the LRRC10 gene encoding leucine-rich repeat-containing protein 10, which translates into the protein MGNSLKAIAAFVPSDECQKYLLEDIEEMPVDKTVDLSGRQLRRLPPHICSFTELVKLYLSDNNLNYLPPELEQLQNLQILALDFNNFKALPLVVCTLKQLCILYLGNNKLCSLPLELRLLQNLKTLWIESNCLQCLPEVVCELSLLKTLHAGSNALRTLPTQLRCLQELRTIWLSGNLLSEFPPVLLDMPFLEVIDVDRNSIRYFPSLAHLPGLKLVIYDHNPCRNAPKVAKGVRRVGRWSEESPEPRKRSGAVIEITLDERPSPPPPTKPEPEAEPC